Proteins from a genomic interval of Plasmodium reichenowi strain SY57 chromosome 13, whole genome shotgun sequence:
- a CDS encoding rhoptry protein, which translates to MYDISSEQINIQNKFLKNLDLYCILKFIITNNIEIYNEESYNVLINLVKSNKIITVEESKRIFSNNKKLFKRYMYKKNKRRPCHINNNNNIDDDDNNNILKNYSPSEIHTYCANISNDDKKMDVNQNLYNKEIYTNDSLFSKDLNNKILFEFFQFPESTYVSEYINNLCKEKLIHEPLNINLSLVKFDKKKKKSKKRKTCKRNNIGELQTSTNKYNSDSGIGATAKTNTDINKNINRNVNRNITMIENANTKMNTKMNTKMNTNANTITNTNTNTITNTNTNTITNTNTNTETNAETNAETNTESFDREEHNKFYKISSKCFSRVLNEDDVSLPNIYYIKGVSNDNINVHINYNINNKINNNIFKNENSTLVESFKPDLLYAIEKNKSDIYTHNCSNSDEDSIYNYFSDNTSTVDNNKMNNVIRERVNNISKNYYNTEMYNNKNNDNNNNNNNNNNNNNNYNNYNNIYSSSNNKMNDYKHINHNDNYNTGNTYDNTKHIVFNNNDSTIFKHKNSLSSLKLSMYSYKIFKNDTTFNSTHNLFSYALTFKHFYDIHNVLNRDPNGLRKIKVILKKDIGTISISPFYINFDSIRIFDNVCKTFNITDYNYKKQNIYNFMNLCSTNKQSLYILKNIFLKDLYKQQKIYQNDHHNNKKKSYRKRNALRKKKKKEKENILEILDEEKRINVLYFINRFLYSNKTPLSYLFRNYTTNLLNEQINVNQKNEHTHKCIHSNQVKQENEFVLYSDELTIDYFLFLMIFEKKVEKNFSNYLINKINECKKFKITDNTNTDTHNKMHVSKDVMVDLDDDIFVKKSFDVSTKISGDASNKMSGDVSNKMSVDVSNKMSVDVSNKMSGDVSNKMSGDVSNKMSVDMSVDMSVDMSGDMSVDMSGDMSIDISVDVCDDLEKESTKDVIILDNKQIEDSSDNNNNNNNNNNRGSQEIHLNKCDILKNEEYNVSNEYKNKKFIDMSNKNRANVCVNINNIQDNRNNNNNVDRSDNKSYNDKDDSNSLKNKKSGDQLNECIEIHEKKNKLTNEQNSCDISSSEKKISNIKQNYIIDKDYDNNEDNTVLSKQTYLIESKNIDNDKNNDNNNNNDSNNNNNSSNNNNNSSNNNNNCGDSNSLKSFENKNNNIDIKKNKIEGESTDSLYTSSSEDEYNDRHDNIKKIKKRTDIENEIILLKNIRPFPTIYWLINKNICGYISHLEKINIIKNIENFINHPGEEFKLLRYYLIYDHLKYIVIRLRHIHKRILIFFYNYFLNSEYFISQHKQNNHLLYMHEYKNNPFSQLFEMTPIIHSYYEKYPIDSNSICEILRKINTLRIKGIGGISNFLTLKCIHLYFASHLSYPNTVGYIIEEYFKS; encoded by the coding sequence ATGTATGATATATCTAGTGAACAAattaatatacaaaataagtttttaaaaaatttagatttatattgtatattaaaatttattataacaaacaatatagaaatatacAATGAAGAGAGTTACaatgttttaataaatctagtaaaatcaaataaaataataactGTAGAGGAATCTAAAAGGATCTTTTCAAATAACAAGAAATTATTCAAAAGGTATATgtataagaaaaataaacGAAGGCCATGTCATATaaacaacaataataatattgatgatgatgataataataatattcttaaGAATTATAGTCCTAGTGAGATACACACCTATTGTGCGAATATTTCTAAcgatgataaaaaaatggatgttaatcaaaatttatataacaaagAAATATACACAAATGATTCCCTTTTTTCTAAGGATCtaaacaataaaatattatttgagTTTTTTCAATTCCCTGAAAGTACGTACGTGTcagaatatattaataatttatgtaAGGAAAAGTTGATACATGAAccattaaatataaatttgaGTCTTGTTAAATTTgataagaagaaaaagaaaagcaaaaaaagaaaaacatgTAAAAGGAATAATATTGGAGAGTTGCAGACAAGTAccaataaatataacagTGATTCGGGTATAGGGGCCACGGCAAAAACAAATACAgacataaataaaaatattaataggaatgtaaatagaaatataacCATGATAGAAAATGCAAACACAAAAATGAACACAAAAATGAACACAAAAATGAACACAAATGCAAATACAATTACAAACACCAATACAAATACAATTACAAACACCAATACAAATACAATCACAAACACCAATACAAATACCGAGACAAATGCCGAGACAAATGCCGAGACAAATACAGAAAGTTTTGATCGGGAAGAGCACAATAagttttataaaatatcatCAAAATGTTTTTCAAGAGTATTAAACGAGGATGATGTATCACTTcctaatatatattacattaaAGGCGTTTCGAAcgataatataaatgttcatataaattataatataaataataaaataaataacaatatttttaaaaatgaaaatagTACTCTTGTCGAAAGTTTTAAGCCAGATTTATTGTATGcaatagaaaaaaataaaagtgatatatatacacataatTGTAGTAACTCAGATGAAGATTCGATATATAACTATTTTAGTGACAATACAAGTACtgttgataataataaaatgaataatgtAATTAGGGAACGCGTTAACAATATAAGtaagaattattataatacagaaatgtataataataaaaataatgataataataataacaacaacaataacaacaacaataacaataattataataattacaataatatttatagtagtagtaataataaaatgaacgattataaacatattaatcataatgataattataatacaGGTAATACTTATGATAATACAAAACATATCgtttttaataataatgatagtACCATATTCAAACATAAAAACTCATTATCTTCTTTGAAATTATCAATGTATAgttacaaaatatttaagaACGATACAACATTTAATAGTACTCATAATCTTTTTAGTTATGCTTTAACTtttaaacatttttatgatatacATAATGTTTTAAATAGAGATCCTAACGgattaagaaaaataaaagtcatactaaaaaaagatattgGCACAATCAGCATATCACCTTTTTACATTAATTTTGATTCTATACGTATTTTTGATAATGTATGTAAAacatttaatattacagactataattataaaaaacaaaatatatataattttatgaatCTCTGCTCGACAAATAAAcaatcattatatatactgaaaaatattttcttaaaaGACTTATATAAACAACAAAAGATTTATCAAAATGATCAtcataataacaaaaaaaaaagttatagaaaaagaaatgctttaaggaaaaaaaagaaaaaagaaaaagaaaatattcTAGAAATATtagatgaagaaaaaagaattaatgttctatattttattaatcGTTTTCtatattcaaataaaacacctttatcatatttatttagaAATTACACAACAAATTTGCTTAACGAACAAATAAATGTGAACCAAAAAAATGAACACACCCATAAATGTATACATTCAAATCAGGTGAAACAAGAAAATGAATTCGTTTTATATTCGGACGAATTAACTATTgattattttcttttccttaTGATTTTTGAAAAGAAGGTTGAGAAAAACTTTTCAAACTATTTAATAAACAAGATAAATGaatgtaaaaaatttaaaattacTGATAATACAAATACAGACACGCACAACAAGATGCACGTATCTAAAGATGTAATGGTTGATTTAgatgatgatatatttgttaaaaAATCATTTGATGTGTCAACCAAAATTTCTGGTGATGCGTCAAATAAAATGTCAGGTGATGTGTCAAATAAAATGTCTGTTGATGTGTCAAATAAAATGTCTGTTGATGTGTCAAATAAAATGTCTGGTGATGTGTCAAATAAAATGTCTGGTGATGTGTCAAATAAAATGTCTGTTGATATGTCTGTTGATATGTCTGTTGATATGTCTGGTGATATGTCTGTTGATATGTCTGGTGATATGTCTATTGATATATCTGTTGATGTGTGTGACGATTTGGAAAAAGAATCTACTAAGGatgttataatattagataataaacaaatagAAGACAGCAGcgataataataataataataataataataataataggGGAAGCCAAGAGATCcatttaaataaatgtgACATTCTAAAGAATGAAGAGTACAATGTGTCGAATgaatataagaataaaaagTTTATAGATATGTCAAATAAAAATCGTGCAAATGTTTGtgtgaatataaataatatacaagataatagaaataataataataatgttgaTAGGAGTGATAACAAAAGTTACAATGATAAAGACGATTCGAATTccttaaaaaataaaaaatcaGGAGACCAATTAAATGAATGCATAGAAATACAcgaaaagaaaaacaaattgACTAATGAACAAAATTCTTGTGATATAAGTTCATccgaaaaaaaaatatctaATATCAAAcagaattatataatagataaagactatgataataatgaagataataCGGTTCTTAGTAAACAAACATATTTAATAGAAAGCAAGAATATAGATAATGATAagaataatgataataataataataatgatagtaataataataataatagtagcaataataataataatagtagcaataataataataattgtgGTGATAGTAATAGCTTGAAGAGCtttgaaaataaaaataataatatagatattaaaaagaataagATTGAAGGAGAAAGCACTGATTCTTTATACACCTCCAGTTCAGAGGATGAATACAATGATAGacatgataatataaaaaaaataaaaaaaagaacagatatagaaaatgaaattattttattaaaaaatattagaCCTTTTCCAACTATTTATTGgttaataaataaaaatatatgtggATATATATCTCATttggaaaaaataaatattataaaaaacattgaaaattttattaatcaTCCAGGTGAagaatttaaattattaagatattatttaatatatgatcatttaaaatatatagttATACGTTTAAgacatatacataaaagaatacttatctttttttataactattttttaaacagtgaatatttcatatctcaacataaacaaaataatcatctattatatatgcatgaatataaaaataatccCTTCTCACAACTATTCGAAATGACACCCATCATACATTcatattatgaaaaatatcCTATAGATTCTAATAGTATATGTGaaatattaagaaaaattaatacaCTCAGAATTAAAGGTATAGGAGGTATCTCAAACTTTCTAACCTTGAAATGTATACACTTATATTTTGCATCCCATTTATCTTATCCAAATACAGTTGGTTATATAATTGAGGAATATTTTAAGtcataa
- a CDS encoding nucleoside diphosphate kinase — MEKSFIMIKPDGVQRGLVGTIIKRFEKKGYKLIAIKMLNPTEEILKEHYKELSDQPFFKNLVAYISKGPVVAMVWEGVDMVKQGRKLIGETNPLTSNTGTIRGDFCLEVSKNVIHGSDSVASANKEINIWFKAEELTQWKHHMKEWICS; from the coding sequence atggAAAAGAGCTTTATTATGATTAAGCCCGATGGCGTCCAGAGAGGTTTGGTAGGAACAATTATCAAACGCTTTGAAAAGAAGGGATATAAGCTGATAGCAATAAAAATGCTTAATCCAACTGAAGAAATATTGAAAGAACATTACAAAGAATTATCAGACCAacctttttttaaaaatttagTAGCATATATAAGTAAAGGACCTGTAGTTGCTATGGTATGGGAAGGTGTCGATATGGTAAAACAAGGAAGAAAATTAATTGGTGAGACTAATCCTTTAACAAGTAACACGGGTACAATAAGAGGAGACTTCTGTTTAGAAGTAAGTAAGAATGTAATACATGGAAGTGATTCAGTAGCTTCAGctaataaagaaataaatatatggtTTAAGGCAGAAGAATTAACACAATGGAAACATCATATGAAAGAATGGATATGTTCATAA
- a CDS encoding signal recognition particle receptor alpha subunit: protein MIDVINIFNKGGLLLWSYNFYEIDDTTIRTIVKQVLIEEKYEEFSKKHNNYHAKWKLINDLDLVILIVYQGIQNSTYLENLFSQVKKNFIKLLPKNKDVFDYDLPIDFEEHFLQIIENLDEHKNLNNNTKKDDSKRNNKHNTNNKSDDETSSDNHNNSNSSTVEDYDDENTVKNKKNVKVKKTAREWELSQKVTKRDIRKLDYSKNDDKDNNNNNNKNNEMYNNNNNNNNNDNIYYNNNNSKYEGDYDDSSDAAIESKNNILNKLNDSLFKMFSYNSKIEEEDIEKILHEIKNKLLSKNVAIGICDTLIDRMKENLIGKKKTLFALNVKKTVSNVLSETIQSILIPKDSVDVLRSAIESKSMGKLYSIVFLGVNGVGKSTNLAKVCYYLKNKGNLKIMIAACDTFRAGAVEQLRIHANCLNVFLYEKGYGKDASAIAKEAILYAKKENYDVILIDTAGRMQDNEPLMRSLGKLILYNNPDLILFVGEALVGNDAIDQLKKFNQALTDATCNSTNKRTIDGIILTKFDTVDDKVGTALSMVYLTGKPIVFVGVGQKYTHLKKFNVNMVVKALS from the coding sequence atgattgATGTCattaacatatttaataaagGAGGTCTGCTATTGTGgtcatataatttttatgaaattGATGATACTACAATAAGAACAATAGTTAAACAAGTATTaatagaagaaaaatatgaagaGTTTTCTAAgaaacataataattatcatgCCAAATGgaaattaataaatgatTTAGACCTTGTTATACTTATAGTGTACCAGGGTATTCAAAATTCAACTTATTTAGAGAATTTATTTTCAcaagtaaaaaaaaactttataaaattattaccaaaaaataaagatgtATTTGATTATGATCTTCCTATAGATTTTGAAGaacattttttacaaattaTTGAAAATCTAGATgaacataaaaatttaaataataataccaaaaaagatgatagcaaaagaaataataaacacAATACAAATAACAAAAGTGATGACGAAACATCAAGtgataatcataataatagtaatagtaGTACTGTAGAAGActatgatgatgaaaatactgtaaaaaataaaaaaaatgtaaaagTTAAAAAAACGGCAAGGGAATGGGAATTAAGTCAGAAAGTAACAAAAAGGGATATAAGAAAATTAGattattcaaaaaatgACGATAAggacaataataataataataataaaaacaacgaaatgtataataataataataacaataataataacgataatatttattataataataataatagtaaatATGAAGGAGATTATGATGATTCAAGTGATGCGGCTATTgaaagtaaaaataatatattaaataaattaaacGATTCTCtatttaaaatgttttCCTATAATAGCAAAATTGAAGAAGAAgatattgaaaaaatactacatgaaattaaaaataaattactTTCAAAAAATGTTGCTATAGGTATTTGTGATACTCTAATTGATAGAATGAAAGAAAATCTTATaggaaagaaaaaaacacTCTTCGCTTtaaatgttaaaaaaacaGTTTCTAATGTATTATCAGAAACTATACAATCTATTTTAATACCAAAAGATTCCGTTGATGTTTTAAGATCTGCTATTGAATCCAAATCTATGGGCAAATTATATTCTATTGTGTTCTTAGGTGTTAATGGTGTGGGCAAATCAACCAACTTAGCTAAGgtttgttattatttaaaaaataaaggtAATCTTAAAATTATGATAGCAGCCTGTGATACATTTAGAGCTGGAGCTGTAGAACAATTAAGAATACATGCTAATTGTCTTAAcgtatttttatatgaaaaaggATATGGAAAAGATGCGTCAGCTATTGCTAAAGAAGCTATCTTATATgcaaaaaaagaaaattatgatGTAATATTAATCGATACAGCAGGAAGAATGCAAGATAATGAACCCTTAATGAGATCTCTTGGAAAACtaattctttataataatcCAGATCTAATCTTATTCGTTGGAGAAGCATTAGTTGGAAACGATGCAATTGATCAATTGAAAAAATTCAATCAAGCATTAACAGACGCAACGTGTAATTCGACTAATAAACGTACAATCGATGGAATTATTTTAACCAAGTTTGATACAGTAGATGATAAAGTTGGTACCGCATTATCTATGGTGTATTTGACGGGAAAACCAATCGTTTTTGTTGGAGTCGGacaaaaatatacacaCCTCAAAAAGTTTAACGTCAATATGGTTGTTAAGGCGTTAAGTTGA
- a CDS encoding hypothetical protein (conserved Plasmodium protein, unknown function), giving the protein MDEQIKGYLNNFKNKLGKTILMSSGKNNRKIDINYVKEVLIKSNIKRHIEINNKFVELFKRLNENINCLSELHNILCLEKNKHIDKYENLLSKECFFEKKKKEESYIKEKYCFTENIIRSMRTILLKCDEILDIYKELYLFFYLFIYKFACNINDFVGYLYNHKGVEENKKLKLLTMMNNKSNSNNYINYKNNHNNYKNDHNNYKNNHNNCNNNHNNCNNNHNNCNNNHNHCNILFDNPCCFNKNLLCEIFCLNKICEEELAHFYPQKLFLSKFYNNKSINKFLKFILLKEKEEFNFIYLKEVETFFLLTCVLYYMERDMNLKVHMNDVIMKHINKNITGEKKEKINKNNKNLFDINNILDEQIFKNYSKTIFYNPYMNKMKKLSYII; this is encoded by the coding sequence ATGGATGAGCAGATAAAAGGGTACttgaataattttaaaaacaaGTTGGGTAAAACCATTTTGATGTCGTCAGGTAAGAATAACCGTAAAATAgatataaattatgtaaaaGAGGTTTTAATAAAGTCGAATATAAAAAGACATATAGagataaataataaatttgttgaattatttaaaaggttaaatgaaaatattaattgtTTAAGTGaattacataatattttatgtttagAAAAGAATAAGCATATTGATAAATATGAGAATTTATTGAGTAAGGAATGTTTCtttgagaaaaaaaaaaaggaagaaagttatataaaagaaaaatattgtttcactgaaaatataataagaagTATGAGAACGattcttttaaaatgtGATGAAATTctagatatatataaagaattatatttattcttttatttgttcatatataaatttgcttgtaatataaatgacTTTGTGggatatttatataatcataagggtgttgaagaaaataaaaaattaaaactTTTAACAATGATGAATAATAAGagtaatagtaataattatattaattataaaaataatcataacaattataaaaatgatcataataattataaaaataatcataacaattgtaataataatcataacaattgtaataataatcataacaattgtaataataatcataaccattgtaatattttatttgataaCCCTTGttgttttaataaaaatttactCTGTGAAATATTTTGCTTAAATAAGATATGTGAAGAAGAGTTAGCTCATTTTTACCCacaaaaattatttctGTCAAagttttataataataaaagtattaataaattcttaaaatttatattacttaaagaaaaagaggaatttaattttatatatttaaaagaagTAGAAACgttttttttgttaacatgtgtattatattatatggaAAGAGATATGAATCTTAAGGTTCATATGAACGATGTAATAATGAAACACATTAATAAGAATATCACAGGAGAAAAGAAGgaaaagataaataaaaataataaaaatttatttgatataaacaatattttGGATGAACagatttttaaaaattattcaaaaaccattttttataatccCTACATgaataaaatgaaaaaattatcttatattatatga
- a CDS encoding phosphatidylserine synthase, putative (part of same gene as PRSY57_1365700A~gap found within coding sequence): SILLLLYVNESLI, encoded by the coding sequence CATCAATACTACTCCTTCTTTATGTGAATGAGAgtttaatataa
- a CDS encoding phosphatidylserine synthase, putative (part of same gene as PRSY57_1365700B~gap found within coding sequence), producing IFLDVLSCNLIGIIASILFMKYFNIQLYDWKIPDKIKPNKKNIIFPTVDKLCRKVFTNSSTLLLLIFVSFIINIIDLNIFFLKAEIQLHHSNLIVITRTFAIGFISGKACKEFYRSLKDGMTPKRAFYIFIEIIILSLEFLLAIRWKDTLVSDKSDLTAIN from the exons ATATTCCTTGATGTGTTGAGCTGTAACCTCATTGGTATAATAGCCAGTATCCtttttatgaaatattttaacaTTCAACTTTATGATTGGAAAATCCCAGATAAAATAAAGCCaaacaaaaagaatatCATATTTCCTACTGTTGATAAATTATGTAGAAAAGTATTTACAAATAGTAGTACCCTATTATTACTAATATTCGtatcatttataataaatattatagatttaaatatattttttttaaaagcTGAGATTCAGTTACATCATTCAAATTTAATAGTTATTACTAGAACATTTGCCATAGGTTTTATTTCTG gCAAGGCATGTAAGGAATTTTATCGCTCTCTTAAGGATGG AATGACTCCTAAAAGAGccttttatatatttatcgAAATTATTATACTTTCATTGGAGTTCCTTTTAGCCATTCGATGGAAGGATACTTTAGTTTCAGACAAATCCGATTTAACAGCAATTAAt
- a CDS encoding suppressor of kinetochore protein 1, putative, protein VVSSWDFDFVNTDKETLYELIEASNYLDIKPLLDLTCGKIASMMKDKTTEEIRAEFDIVNDFTREEEKQIREENRWCGDI, encoded by the exons gTTGTATCTTCATGGGATTTTGATTTCGTAAACACTGATAAGGAGACCCTTTACGAACTAATCGAg GCGTCAAATTATCTTGATATTAAACCTCTTCTTGATTTGACATGCGGAAAAATAGCTTCAATGATGAAAGATAAAACTACCGAAGAAATTCGGGCGGAGTTTGATATTGTTAACGATTTTACAAGagaagaagaaaaacaa ATACGCGAAGAGAACAGGTGGTGTGGagatatttaa
- a CDS encoding U1 small nuclear ribonucleoprotein, putative, which translates to MSAIGMPQHILILFQARPMLEFYKPIKKKKPKEYSGLSDFLNYFEEGEAPPKIKVESFKERKEKKKKEKMAYNELILKEKRKEYDPFKNEDLTSDPKKTLFIGRLSYEVSEQKLKKEFESYGKIKTVKIIYDKNLKPRGYAFIEFEHTKSMNDAYKLADGKKIENRRILVDIERGRTVKNWIPRRLGGGKGPARGSEEKKKITHNINWTALINKDKYRNDKKRSDELYKNVPLYNERNNDDEEDDDISSTMRDYKHHRSDDHRRGSKRDRRHRSRRSESSDRHHHKHRRRDRSRDDRDRHDRYDRHDRHDRYDRHDRHDRHDRHDKHDRYDKHDKHDRHGRHDKHDRRDKYDRHDRHDRHDRHDRHDKQYEKHHNSDNPYDNSTKDDIRKENEINDIQHNDYENNREHNEGFVYESITSIEDCDD; encoded by the coding sequence ATGTCAGCTATTGGTATGCCTCAACACattttgattttatttCAAGCAAGGCCCATGCTTGAATTTTATAAACccattaaaaaaaagaaaccAAAGGAATATTCCGGTTTGTCCGATTTCctaaattattttgaaGAAGGAGAAGCTCCTCCTAAGATAAAAGTAGAGAGTTTTAAAGAAAGGAAagaaaagaagaagaaagaaaaaatggcttataatgaattaattttaaaagagaaaagaaaagaatacgatccttttaaaaatgaagattTAACAAGTGATCCGAAGAAAACTTTATTTATAGGACGATTATCTTATGAAGTAAGTgaacaaaaattaaaaaaggaattTGAAAGTTATGGTAAAATTAAAACAgttaaaattatatatgataagAATTTAAAACCCAGAGGATATGCTTTTATTGAATTCGAGCATACGAAAAGTATGAACGATGCTTATAAATTAGCTgatggaaaaaaaatagaaaatagAAGAATATTAGTTGATATTGAAAGAGGAAGAACTGTTAAAAATTGGATTCCCAGAAGATTAGGTGGGGGGAAAGGACCTGCTAGAGGATCggaagagaaaaaaaagattacacataatattaattgGACGGCtcttataaataaagataaatatagaaaTGATAAGAAAAGAAGTGATGAactttataaaaatgtacctttatataatgaaagAAATAACGACGATGAGGAGGACGATGATATTAGTAGTACCATGAGAGATTATAAGCATCATAGAAGTGATGACCACAGGAGGGGTTCCAAGAGGGATAGAAGGCATAGGAGCAGGCGATCGGAGTCAAGCGATAGGCATCATCATAAGCATAGAAGAAGAGATCGAAGTAGGGACGACCGAGATAGGCATGATAGATATGATAGGCATGATAGGCATGATAGATATGATAGGCATGATAGGCATGATAGGCATGATAGGCATGATAAGCATGATAGATATGATAAGCATGATAAGCATGATAGGCATGGTAGACACGATAAGCATGATAGGCGCGATAAATACGATCGACATGATAGACATGATAGACATGATAGACATGACAGACATGATAAACAATATGAAAAACATCATAATAGTGATAACCCTTATGATAATTCAACAAAAGATGACATACgtaaagaaaatgaaataaatgatatacaACATAATGATTATGAGAACAATAGAGAACACAACGAGGGGTTTGTTTATGAATCGATTACTTCAATAGAAGACTGTGATGATTAa
- a CDS encoding hypothetical protein (conserved Plasmodium protein, unknown function), translating into MSEENNIRKGPSFVFYDINKKRMREIILMCNKKKQKKMLLKSLNIKFTYEEKNRKRVKIHVDNFLPLSINSDMEIIKNYKEILYDDNYCNMYDINKLKIEKMKKIIKDFFYDIFLFCVSKNLTIKEISTFLSIKKYIFYKFIYKCQNIINLFLEYKQIMLSHCINRVPYFIKVFSFSSLHILLKYSVRTFFKNYSFYKYIFTPNYKICFLCIHKNSYYSEIENGDTPQICSDDVSACQEIKILGSEEYLKGLVTSFSHIKNNILQKYDEMRREKKKDKDKFIRRVQNMYDDVENKIMSSLKKILDITNYDDKQEKC; encoded by the exons ATGAGTGAAGAGAATAATATTAGAAAGGGACCGTCGTTTGTTTTCTAcgatattaataaaaagagGATGAGAGAAATTATACTTATGtgtaataaaaagaaacaaaagAAGATGCTCTTGAAAAgtttaaatattaaatttacatatgaagaaaaaaatagaaagaGAGTAAAAATACATGttgataattttttacCCCTCTCAATAAATAGTGATatggaaataataaaaaactATAAAGAGattttatatgatgataattattGTAACATGtatgatattaataaattaaaaatagaaaagatgaaaaagatTATTAAAGATTTTTTctatgatatatttttattttgtgtAAGTAAAAATTTAACAATAAAAGAGATTTCTACCTTTTTGTctataaagaaatatattttttataaatttatatataaatgtcagaatataataaatctTTTTTTAGAATATAAACAAATCATGTTATCACATTGTATAAACAGGGTAccttattttataaaggttttttctttttcttctcttcatatattattaaaatattcagTTCGTACCttctttaaaaattattctttttataaatatatttttaccccaaactataaaatatgtttcCTATGTATTCATAAGAATTCTTATTATTCGGAAATAGAAAACGGAGATACACCACAAATATGTTCTGATGATGTATCGGCATGTCAAGAAATCAAAATTTTAGGGTCTGAAGAATATCTAAAGGGTTTGGTTACAT CCTTTAGccatataaaaaataatatattacaaaaatatgatGAGATGAgaagggaaaaaaaaaaggataagGACAAATTCATAAGAAGa GTCCAAAATATGTATGATGATGTAGAGAATAAAATTATGTCtagtttaaaaaaaatcttGGATATTACAAATTACGATGACAAGCAAGAAAAAtgttaa